The segment GCCTTTTTGTACTTCATACAGGCAGATAGCCGCGGCCTGAGCCAGATTCAGCGAAGGAAGAGCAGGGTCGGCGGGGATGGTGACAAAGTACTGGCACAGGTCAAGTTCCGCCGTGGTAAGCCCGCTGTCTTCCCGGCCGAAGACCAGGGCTGCCCTGGAATCGGGCCGCAGCAGGGAAATGCGGTCCGGAACCTCATGCGGCTCGAGAAATTCCGTCCGGTATCTGCCGAATCTGCGGGTCGTTCCAAAGCAGAGATTGCAGTCAGCCAGGGCGTGGGCAAGTGTCTTGAACACCCTGGCTTTTTTCAGCAGTTCCCCGGCCTTGACCGCCATGTCCCGGGCCTCTTTGCCGAGATGGTCAGCCCTCGGCTTTACCAGTCGGAGATCGGTAAAGCCGAAGTTCATCATCACCCGGCAGACGGAGCCGATATTGAGCGCCCCCTGGGGTTCCACCAAAACGACGCTGACTGCATCCGGGTTCACGATGCAGTCAGGTTTTTGACGATGGCATCCCCCATTTGCGCCGTGTTGACCGTTTTGTTCGGATCAACGGCGATGTCGCGGGTGTGGATGCCGGAATCAAGGGTCTGTTCCACCGCCCGGTCAATGGCATTTGCCGCCTCATCCAAGCCGAAACTGTAGCGCAGCATCATGGCGGCGGAAAGAATCTGGGCAATGGGATTGGCGATGCCTTGGCCTGCAATGTCCGGGGCGGAGCCGCCGGCCGGTTCGAAGAGGCCGAATTTGTCCTTGTTGAGACTGGCCGAGGCGAGCAGGCCCATGGAGCCGGTCAGCATGGCCGACTCGTCGGAAATGATGTCGCCGAACATGTTGTCGCAAAGCAGCACGTCAAACTGATGGGGGTCGCGCACCAGCTGCATGGTGGCGTTGTCGATATAGATGTGATTTAAAGCCACGTCCGGGTATTGCCTGGCGATTTCAATAACCACTTCGCGCCAGAGGACCATGGTGGTCAGCACGTTGGCCTTGTCCACCGAGGTGACTTTCTTTCTGCGGAGGCGTGCGGCATCAAAGGCCATGTGGGTTATGCGCTCGATTTCCGCCCTGGTGTAGACCAGCGTATCATATGCCCTTTCCGAAGGTCCGCTTCCCTCCCGTCCCTTGGGTTGGCCGAAGTAAATACCGCTGGTCAGTTCCCGCACGCACAGGATGTCAAATCCGTCCTTGATGATATCCGGCCGCAGAGGGCAGGCTCCGACCAGGGACTTGAAGACCCGGGCCGGTCTGAAGTTGCAGAAGAGATCGAAATGCTTGCGCAGGGGAAGCAGGGCTGCGCGTTCAGGCTGCTGCTGCGGGGGCAGGCTTTCCCATTTGGGGCCGCCCACCGAACCGAAAAGGATGGCATCGCTTTCCTCGCAGGTTTTCAGGGTGTGGGCCGGCAGGGCATGGCCGTGGTTGTCAATGGCACAGCCGCCTACATCCTCATGGGCATAGTGAAGTTGGAAGGAAAATTTCTGCTGGGCGGCATCAAGCACCTTGATTGCCTCTTTCATGACTTCCGGGCCGATGCCGTCACCGGCGAGAACTGCTATTTTTTTCATGGTGGAGATCCTCATGGCAAGGAATGTTATAGGGTGCGTCCAGGGGAATAGGAGCTCGCACTGCTGCGAATGCCGGACGTGTCTTTTTTATTTTTTCATATGAAGCGGCACGGCCGGCCGCAGCAAGATATGAAAACCCCGCGCTTCGGCATCACCGTCCTCCAGGGGCGGAAAGGAATTTGCCGAGAAGCAGGGAGAAACAACTATAACGAAATTTGAAAAAATGTGTAGATGTAATCCAAATATTATTTACTCATATCGTATCCTCTGTTTAACTCCCGGGAAAGAATAAACCGCCTTTTGCCGGATACGATACGTGATCGATCACATTGAAACCGAACATGTCTGAAAACAACGAACAGCACAAAATACTCAACTCCCGGTTTCTCCGCGCCATTCCCCACAGCCCCGGCGTTTATCTCATGAAAAACAAGGCCGGCAAGGTGATTTATGTCGGCAAGGCACGGGATCTGCGTAAACGTCTCGCCTCCTATGCTCGTTTTCAGGGCGTGGAACACGGCAAGACCGCGGTTCTGGTCAGTCGCATTGCCGGGCTGGAAACGATTCTCACCCTGTCGGAAAAAGAGGCACTCATCCTTGAGGCCTCGCTGATAAAAAAACATCGCCCTAAATATAACGTCATCCTGCGGGACGACAAGAATTATCCGTTTATCAAGGTCACGGTCAATGAAACCTGGCCGCGTCTTGTCATGACCCGGCGCAGATCACGGGACAAGGCGCGTTACTTCGGTCCATTCAGTTCGATCGGGGCGATGTGGGCGACCATCCGGCTGCTGCATTCCTTATTTCCGCTCAGACGCTGCAAGGGGAGCGAGGTCGGGATGCGATCGCGCCCCTGCCTGAATTATCAAATGAAAAACTGTCTCGGCCCTTGCATGGGCAAGGCGGACCCGGAACTTTACCGTGATATGGTGCGTGATGTGATCATGGTGCTTGAGGGGAAAAACAGGGAATTGACGCACAAGCTGAAAGAGAAAATGAACGACGCCGTTGTTTCACTCCGCTTCGAGGACGCGGCAATGTACCGCGATCAGCTTGCCGCCCTTGCCGAAACACTGGAAAAACAGATTGTCGACGCCGAAAGCGGTCTTGAACTTGATGTTTTCGGCTATGAACGCAAGGGCGCATCCGTGGCCGTGGCGATTCTCTCCGTGCGCCAGGGACGGGTGCTTGGCCGGCAGGTTTTTTATCTTGCGGAGCCTGTCGGCGAGGAGAGGGAGGTGCTGGCGGAAATCATCCGGCGTTATTACATGGAGGTGGATTTCATCGCCCGGGAACTCCTTTTCCCTTTTTTGCCGGAAGACAGGGATCTGCTTGGCGAATGGCTTTCGGAAAGGAGGAACGGACCTGTTCATCTCCGGGTTCCGCAACGGGGGGACAAGCTGCGTCTGGTGGAAATGGCCCGGGCCAATGCGGCCCAAATTTTTTCCGAGCGTGATAAAAAGGAAAAAACATGGACGGCCCTGGCTGATCAGCTGGTCAAATGGCTTCATCTCAACAGGTCGCCGGAACGCATCGAGTGTCTCGACATATCAAACATCAGCGGCAAACAGGCGGTCGGCTCACTTGTCTCTTTTCACCAGGGAGAAAAATATGGGGCCGGATACCGGCGCTACCGGATACAAAGCGGCGATGAACCGGATGATTACCGGATGATGGCGGAAGTCATCGGCCGCAGGCTGGAAAAGGGGTTGGCGGAAGATTCCCTGCCGGATCTCTTCATGGTGGACGGCGGCAAAGGGCAGCTCAATATTGCCGTCAACCTGGTGAAAAATTACGGACTTGATGACAGAATCGAACTGGTGGGCATTGCCAAGGACAAAGACGGCGAGGGCGAAAAACTGTATCGTCCGGGGCGAAAGAACGCCATCATGCTGCCCCGCCATGCACCGCTGCTTCTTTTTCTCATGCGGATTCGGGATGAAGCACACCGCTTCGGCATCACCTTTCACCGACAATTGCGGCACAAGGAATCCTTTACCTCGGCAATCGATGCCGTTCCCGGCATCGGGCCGGCGACAAAAAAGAAGCTGTTGACCACCTTCGGCAGCCTGGCCGGGGTCAAAAAAGCCTCGGTGGAGGAACTTGCCCAAGTACCGGGTGTCGGCCCGGCGCTTGCCCGCGCTATTTACGATTTTTGTGAAAAGGAGGGGTGAGTCGAAATGCCATATTGTTGTTGCTTTTTGGCCGGCAAATCACTATGTTTTGATTTTCTTTTTTCCGTATATGTCAGGTATGGGTCTTTTTAATATATTTTTATGGGGAAGCGTGCATTATGTGGGAATACACAGATAAAGTCAAAGAGCATTTCTTGAACCCGCGCAACGTCGGCGAGGTGGAAAATCCCGACGGCGTCGGCGAGGTCGGATCGTTGGCCTGCGGCGATGCGTTGAAACTCACCTTTAAGCTCGACGCGAAAAAAGAACGGATAGCCGAGGCCAAATTCAAAACCTTCGGCTGTGCCAGCGCCATTGCCTCCTCTTCCGCCTTGACGGAAATGATCAAGGGACTGACTTTGGAAGAGGCATCAAAAGTGACCAACGAGGATATCGCGGATTTCCTCGGCAGTCTGCCCAAGGAAAAAATGCACTGTTCGGTGATGGGCCGTGAAGCTCTTGAAGCGGCCATTGCCAACTATCGCGGCGTCGCACTTCCCATGGCGGAAGGCGAGGTTGTTTGTGAGTGCTTCGGGGTGACTGATCTTGAAATCAAACGGGCCATCGAGGAAAGCCATCTGCGCACGGTGGAGGAGGTAACCAATTTCACCAAGGCGGGGGGCGGTTGCGGTAAATGCGAGGGTCGTATTCAGGAGTTGCTCGACGAGGTACGGAAAACCGGCAAGCCGCGGATTATCCCCATGAGCGGCCCACCACGGATGACCAATATCCAGAAGATCAAAATGATTGAAGATGTGTTTGAAAGGGAGGTGCGGCCCACCTTGAAAAAGGATGGAGGCGACATTGAGCTCATCGATGTGGACGGCGATTTTGTCATTGTTTCTCTGCGTGGTTCCTGTGTGAGCTGCGCCAAATCTCAGACCACCTTGAAGGAATATGTTGAGAAGAAACTCAGGGAACAGGTGCTTGACACCCTTATCGTCGAGGAGAGCAAGGCATGAGCGCATCGGAAAAAGTAATTTACATGGACAACAACGCCACCACCATGGTCGCACCTGAAGTACTCGAAGCCATGATGCCCTATTTTTCCACCCTGTACGGCAACCCTTCGAGCATGCATACCTTTGGCGGCCAGGTGGGAAAATCGGTCAGAAAAGCCCGGGAGCAGGTTGCCGCAATCATAAACGCCGATTCCGATGAAATCATTTTCACCAGCTGCGGCACGGAAAGCGACTCCACGGCTATTCTTTCCGCTCTTCAGGCCCAGCCGGAAAAAAGACATATCGTCACAACCAGGGTGGAGCATCCGGCGGTGAAGAATCTATGCCGCAGCCTTGATTCGCTCACCGGTCATAAACACAAGGTCACGGAACTTCCGGTGGAAAGCGACGGCACCATTGATCTGAATCGGTATGAAAACAGCCTGACCGACGAGACGGCCATTGTCAGCGTCATGTGGGCGAACAATGAAACCGGTGTCATCTTCCCCATTGAGGAGATGGCGAAAATCGCCAAGGGACGGGGCATTCTTTTCCATACCGATGCCGTCCAGGCGGTGGGCAAAATCCCCATTGATGTCAAACAGGTGCCGGTTGATTTTCTTTCCATTTCCGGTCACAAGCTGCATGCTCCCAAGGGCGTGGGCGTCCTTTACGTGAGGAAAAGAACCCCCTTTGTGCCCTATCTCATCGGCGGCCACCAGGAGCACGGGCGCAGGGGCGGCACCGAAAATGTCGCTTCCATCATCGGGCTGGGCAAGGCCTGCGAGCTGGCACGCCGCCATATCAACAAAGAAAATACCACGGTAAAGGCCTTGCGGGACAAACTGGAAAACGGTTTGCTGGCCAAAATACCCAATTCGATTTTGAACGGTCATAAAACAGAGCGATTGCCCAATACCAGCAACGTCAGCTTCGAATATGTGGAGGGCGAGGCGATCCTGCTGCACATGGACAGA is part of the Desulfobulbaceae bacterium DB1 genome and harbors:
- a CDS encoding RNA methyltransferase, coding for MNPDAVSVVLVEPQGALNIGSVCRVMMNFGFTDLRLVKPRADHLGKEARDMAVKAGELLKKARVFKTLAHALADCNLCFGTTRRFGRYRTEFLEPHEVPDRISLLRPDSRAALVFGREDSGLTTAELDLCQYFVTIPADPALPSLNLAQAAAICLYEVQKGKHAPLAASEKSEPADNKSLEMMYSHMRESLLAAEYLDPQNPDHILHAFRRLFGRAGLDQREVRILQGLWSRIDWLNSRRIR
- a CDS encoding Fe-S cluster assembly protein NifU → MWEYTDKVKEHFLNPRNVGEVENPDGVGEVGSLACGDALKLTFKLDAKKERIAEAKFKTFGCASAIASSSALTEMIKGLTLEEASKVTNEDIADFLGSLPKEKMHCSVMGREALEAAIANYRGVALPMAEGEVVCECFGVTDLEIKRAIEESHLRTVEEVTNFTKAGGGCGKCEGRIQELLDEVRKTGKPRIIPMSGPPRMTNIQKIKMIEDVFEREVRPTLKKDGGDIELIDVDGDFVIVSLRGSCVSCAKSQTTLKEYVEKKLREQVLDTLIVEESKA
- a CDS encoding 3-isopropylmalate dehydrogenase gives rise to the protein MKKIAVLAGDGIGPEVMKEAIKVLDAAQQKFSFQLHYAHEDVGGCAIDNHGHALPAHTLKTCEESDAILFGSVGGPKWESLPPQQQPERAALLPLRKHFDLFCNFRPARVFKSLVGACPLRPDIIKDGFDILCVRELTSGIYFGQPKGREGSGPSERAYDTLVYTRAEIERITHMAFDAARLRRKKVTSVDKANVLTTMVLWREVVIEIARQYPDVALNHIYIDNATMQLVRDPHQFDVLLCDNMFGDIISDESAMLTGSMGLLASASLNKDKFGLFEPAGGSAPDIAGQGIANPIAQILSAAMMLRYSFGLDEAANAIDRAVEQTLDSGIHTRDIAVDPNKTVNTAQMGDAIVKNLTAS
- a CDS encoding cysteine desulfurase NifS, with amino-acid sequence MSASEKVIYMDNNATTMVAPEVLEAMMPYFSTLYGNPSSMHTFGGQVGKSVRKAREQVAAIINADSDEIIFTSCGTESDSTAILSALQAQPEKRHIVTTRVEHPAVKNLCRSLDSLTGHKHKVTELPVESDGTIDLNRYENSLTDETAIVSVMWANNETGVIFPIEEMAKIAKGRGILFHTDAVQAVGKIPIDVKQVPVDFLSISGHKLHAPKGVGVLYVRKRTPFVPYLIGGHQEHGRRGGTENVASIIGLGKACELARRHINKENTTVKALRDKLENGLLAKIPNSILNGHKTERLPNTSNVSFEYVEGEAILLHMDRFGICASSGSACTSGSLEPSHVLRAMGVPFTAAHGSIRFSLSVYNTEDEVDFILEKMPGIIANLRAMSPFWQNR
- a CDS encoding excinuclease ABC subunit C, which produces MSENNEQHKILNSRFLRAIPHSPGVYLMKNKAGKVIYVGKARDLRKRLASYARFQGVEHGKTAVLVSRIAGLETILTLSEKEALILEASLIKKHRPKYNVILRDDKNYPFIKVTVNETWPRLVMTRRRSRDKARYFGPFSSIGAMWATIRLLHSLFPLRRCKGSEVGMRSRPCLNYQMKNCLGPCMGKADPELYRDMVRDVIMVLEGKNRELTHKLKEKMNDAVVSLRFEDAAMYRDQLAALAETLEKQIVDAESGLELDVFGYERKGASVAVAILSVRQGRVLGRQVFYLAEPVGEEREVLAEIIRRYYMEVDFIARELLFPFLPEDRDLLGEWLSERRNGPVHLRVPQRGDKLRLVEMARANAAQIFSERDKKEKTWTALADQLVKWLHLNRSPERIECLDISNISGKQAVGSLVSFHQGEKYGAGYRRYRIQSGDEPDDYRMMAEVIGRRLEKGLAEDSLPDLFMVDGGKGQLNIAVNLVKNYGLDDRIELVGIAKDKDGEGEKLYRPGRKNAIMLPRHAPLLLFLMRIRDEAHRFGITFHRQLRHKESFTSAIDAVPGIGPATKKKLLTTFGSLAGVKKASVEELAQVPGVGPALARAIYDFCEKEG